The genomic interval ACTTGGTGATTTAGAAGAAGCTGCAAAAATTATTGGAGACAGACATATTGCTGATGGACTGACAGGAATTGTCGTCCCTGGAAGCAGACCTGTGAAAGAAGCGGCTGAAGCACAAGGGCTTGATAAAATTTTTAAAGAAGCTGGTTTTGAATGGCGGGAACCGGGTTGCTCAGCCTGTCTTGGAATGAATCCTGACCAAATTCCAGAATACGTTCATTGTGCTTCAACCTCTAATCGAAATTTTGAAGGACGTCAAGGGCATAATGCAAGAACGCACCTGTGCTCTCCAGCTATGGCCGCTGCCGCCGCAATCGCTGGTAAATTTGTAGATGTTAGAACGCTCGTAACAGATTAGTCTGTAGAAAGAAAAAAAGATGGAAAAATTCACGATTTACAAAGGGACAAGTGTTCCAGTCATGAACGATAATATTGACACAGACCAAATTATTCCTAAACAATTTTTGAAAGCAATCGATAAAAAGGGCTTTGGGAAAAATTTATTTTATGAATGGCGTTATCTCAAAGATTACGATGAGAATCCTGATTTTATTTTGAATGCTCCAAAATACAAAAAAGCTTCTCTGTTAATTTCAGGAGATAATTTTGGTTCGGGTTCTTCAAGAGAACATGCGGCATGGGCCTTATCAGATTACGGCTTTCGGGCAATTATTGCTGGCTCTTACTCAGATATTTTTTATAATAATGCTTTAAAAAATGGCTTGTTACCAATTAAACAACCAAGAGAAGTTCTAAATCAACTGACAAAACTGTCAAGTCAAGAAGAAATTACAATTGATTTACCCCATCAGCTAATCATCACAAGCCTTGGTGACTTTCATTTTGAGATTGACCCCATTTGGAAAGACAAATTAATTAATGGCTTAGATGATATTGGAATAACTTTGCAATATGAAGAAGCAATCTCAGCTTACGAACAAAAAAATCAATAAGAGCGAGCTAAAAATGACAATTATTAATTTAAAGAATGTAAATCTTACTCGAAATAAAAAAGAAATTCTTAAAGATATTACTTGGAAAGTAAATCCCGGCGAAAATTGGGTTATTCTGGGCCTCAACGGCTCTGGAAAATCAAGTCTTTTGAAATTGATTTTAGCAGAAGAATGGAAAACTTCTGGCGAAATCACTGTTTTAAATACTCAATTTGGAAATGGAGAAATTCCTAAGTTGAGAAAAAGAATCAGCGTAGTTGGCTCATTTATTGCTGAAAGATTTCAACCAAATATTAAGGCTGAAAACCTTGTTTATACTGGGAAATTTAATTCGAGCATGCTCTATAAACCCTACACAGATCAGGAACTTGATGAGGCCCGTCAGCTTTTAAGACAAATGGGCGTAAAATCACTTATTGGCCGAAATTATGCCAGCCTTTCTCAAGGAGAAAAGCAAGTTCTTCTTATTGCTAGGAGCTTAATTTTAAAGCCTGAGCTTTTAATTTTGGACGAAGCAACGAACGGTTTAGATTTATTTGCTAAAGAAAAATTATTAAAGCAACTGCAGCAGATTAATCAATTAAAAACCGCACCAACACTCATTTATATTTCTCATCATCCCGATGAAATCACTGATATTTTTACTCACCTTTTACTTTTAAGAGAAGGAAAAGTGATTCAATCAGGGAAAAAAGAAAACTTATTAAATGAAAAGATACTTACTGATTTTTATCAAGAAAAAGTAGAAGTTCACCGTTTTGAGCAGAAATATTTTGTAATTCCTGCTAACTGAGAAAGGAAAGCAAAAGTATTTTATAGACTATATAGAATATTCTGACAAATTATTGTATTTTCATTTTTTTAGTGATAAAATAGCTCTATGTAAATTTACGGGGAGGTCAAAAAGATAACATATGGAATTCAAATATAACGGAAAAGTTGAATCAGTGGAACTCAATAAATATTCTAAGACATTGACTCAAGATCCAACACAACCAGCGACTCAAGCGATGTACTACGGCATTGGTTTTAAAGATGAGGATTTCAAAAAAGCTCAGGTCGGAATCGTCAGCATGGATTGGGACGGAAATCCATGTAATATGCACTTGGGAACACTTGGGAGTAAAATCAAAAGTTCTGTCAACCAAACTGACGGATTGATTGGACTTCAATTTCATACAATTGGAGTTTCTGATGGAATTGCCAATGGAAAGCTTGGCATGAGATACTCTTTGGTCAGTCGTGAAGTGATTGCTGACAGCATCGAAACTAATGCTGGCGCAGAATATTATGATGCCATCGTTGCCATTCCTGGTTGTGATAAAAATATGCCAGGGTCAATTATCGGAATGGCTCGCTTAAATCGTCCGTCAATTATGGTCTATGGCGGAACGATTGAACATGGCGAATATAAAGGTGAAAAATTAAATATTGTTTCGGCCTTTGAAGCTCTGGGGCAAAAAATCACTGGAAATATTTCTGATGGAGATTATCATGGCGTCATTTGTAATGCCATTCCAGGACAAGGTGCTTGCGGAGGAATGTACACTGCCAATACCCTGGCTGCCGCTATTGAAACTTTGGGAATGAGTTTACCTTATTCCTCTTCCAATCCAGCAGTCAGTCAAGAAAAACAAGAAGAGTGTGATGAAATTGGTTCAGCCATCAAAAATTTATTAGAAAAAGATATTAAACCAAGTGATATCATGACCAAAGACGCTTTTGAAAATG from Lactococcus lactis carries:
- a CDS encoding ABC transporter ATP-binding protein, with the translated sequence MTIINLKNVNLTRNKKEILKDITWKVNPGENWVILGLNGSGKSSLLKLILAEEWKTSGEITVLNTQFGNGEIPKLRKRISVVGSFIAERFQPNIKAENLVYTGKFNSSMLYKPYTDQELDEARQLLRQMGVKSLIGRNYASLSQGEKQVLLIARSLILKPELLILDEATNGLDLFAKEKLLKQLQQINQLKTAPTLIYISHHPDEITDIFTHLLLLREGKVIQSGKKENLLNEKILTDFYQEKVEVHRFEQKYFVIPAN
- the leuD gene encoding 3-isopropylmalate dehydratase small subunit, which codes for MEKFTIYKGTSVPVMNDNIDTDQIIPKQFLKAIDKKGFGKNLFYEWRYLKDYDENPDFILNAPKYKKASLLISGDNFGSGSSREHAAWALSDYGFRAIIAGSYSDIFYNNALKNGLLPIKQPREVLNQLTKLSSQEEITIDLPHQLIITSLGDFHFEIDPIWKDKLINGLDDIGITLQYEEAISAYEQKNQ